The following proteins come from a genomic window of Desmospora profundinema:
- a CDS encoding ATP-dependent DNA ligase, whose translation MIPPLKPMEPIQTDRVLTSAEWIHQVKWDGVRILAHLDEGRVRLWNRRGQERTAQYPELTAELAGLSCSAVLDGEVIAVHEGRPDFFRVLKRDLLQDPRKVEAVGKQIPVQYQLFDMLEQNGISMLEQEWEKRDFLLRSLMEDHSLERVGVTDSFEDGKALWRATEERGWEGIVMKRKTSFYRLGQKHADWRKCKHFRTLTAQMVGVSLKGERVNAILLGVEDDKERGWRYIGRAASGLGEQEWMLLKTWWPRMQVPDPPVINPPTETGVVWVRPTVSVVVRYLEWTPHGTLRSPTILHFSG comes from the coding sequence ATGATTCCCCCCCTGAAACCGATGGAACCGATACAAACCGACCGCGTGCTGACTTCCGCCGAATGGATCCATCAGGTCAAATGGGATGGTGTTCGCATATTGGCCCATTTGGATGAAGGTCGGGTCCGCTTATGGAACCGAAGGGGGCAGGAGCGAACCGCTCAATACCCCGAACTGACGGCGGAACTGGCGGGCCTTTCCTGTTCCGCCGTTCTGGATGGAGAAGTAATCGCCGTTCATGAAGGTCGACCCGATTTTTTCCGAGTATTAAAACGCGATCTTCTTCAGGATCCGCGTAAAGTGGAGGCCGTTGGTAAACAAATCCCCGTTCAGTATCAGTTGTTTGATATGTTGGAACAAAACGGAATATCGATGCTGGAACAGGAGTGGGAAAAACGTGATTTTCTCCTGCGTTCCCTCATGGAGGATCATTCGCTGGAGCGGGTGGGGGTCACGGACTCTTTTGAAGATGGAAAGGCATTGTGGCGGGCGACGGAAGAGCGGGGCTGGGAAGGGATCGTTATGAAACGGAAAACCAGCTTCTACCGATTGGGACAGAAGCATGCCGATTGGCGTAAGTGTAAACACTTTCGTACGCTGACGGCACAAATGGTGGGAGTGTCTCTAAAGGGAGAACGAGTGAATGCGATTCTGTTGGGGGTGGAGGATGACAAGGAAAGGGGATGGCGTTATATCGGTCGGGCTGCATCGGGATTGGGGGAACAGGAGTGGATGCTGTTAAAAACATGGTGGCCCCGGATGCAAGTGCCGGATCCCCCCGTCATCAATCCCCCGACAGAAACCGGTGTTGTTTGGGTCCGTCCCACCGTCTCTGTCGTGGTCCGCTACCTGGAGTGGACTCCCCATGGCACCCTGCGATCACCCACCATCCTTCACTTTTCCGGATAA
- the ku gene encoding non-homologous end joining protein Ku — MHTIWKGSISFGLVHIPVKMYAATKEKGVSFRNLHRKCKTPIKYTRTCPHCETEVPWEEIVKGYEYADNQFVLMEKDELEAVMPENRKSIEILDFVQLEEIDPIYFDRTYYLGPGDHGDRAYALLREAMRETGRIGVAQITIRSKQSLAVVRVYEGCLVMETIYYPDEVRNAAAVPDVPGQTELPEKETTMAQQLIENLTTAFDPDRYQDTYRQAVEEVIEKKVKGEEVVEVPEKKPERVVDLMEALKASLEQSEGKKGAGRGKKKAAK; from the coding sequence ATGCATACGATTTGGAAAGGGTCGATCAGTTTCGGTTTGGTCCATATACCGGTGAAGATGTATGCTGCCACCAAGGAAAAAGGAGTGTCGTTTCGCAACTTACATCGGAAGTGTAAGACCCCCATCAAATACACGCGGACATGTCCCCACTGTGAGACCGAAGTGCCGTGGGAGGAGATTGTTAAGGGATATGAGTACGCGGATAACCAGTTTGTCCTGATGGAGAAGGACGAGTTGGAAGCGGTGATGCCGGAAAATCGCAAGTCGATCGAAATTCTGGACTTTGTTCAGTTGGAAGAGATCGATCCCATCTACTTCGACCGAACCTATTATCTCGGCCCTGGTGATCATGGAGATCGGGCGTATGCACTGCTGCGGGAAGCGATGCGAGAGACGGGACGGATCGGGGTGGCGCAAATCACGATCCGTTCCAAACAATCATTGGCGGTGGTTCGGGTCTATGAGGGATGTTTAGTGATGGAAACGATCTACTACCCCGATGAAGTCCGGAATGCGGCTGCAGTTCCGGATGTTCCGGGGCAGACGGAGCTACCGGAGAAGGAGACGACGATGGCCCAGCAACTGATCGAAAACCTGACGACCGCGTTTGATCCTGATCGGTATCAGGACACCTATCGACAAGCGGTGGAAGAAGTGATCGAGAAGAAGGTAAAGGGAGAAGAAGTGGTGGAAGTGCCGGAGAAAAAGCCGGAACGGGTAGTCGATCTGATGGAAGCGCTGAAAGCCAGCCTGGAACAATCGGAAGGGAAAAAAGGAGCGGGCAGAGGAAAGAAAAAAGCCGCCAAATAA
- a CDS encoding tetratricopeptide repeat protein, producing MLQEWLKHYSARIAFIQSEYPTAQPPERSRMRQEVQGIRNGMGELLEGWIALEEAMAALLQTHPDLDGNEQEEVGEEFWLDGQVVRAFRQGQGYYQLKMFQEARPFFDQVVESEPEFLLGRVYLALSQFQSGQWSEAQRHFQLVAETAEHARFQAFAHHMLGCVHIKRGGDEQAIRHFEKALAIDPDHGDSWFNLGACYYRLQEYHEAVPRFFHALRTGERDWEAMYYLACCYERAGRWESAAYWRMAAFEEIKRPEMMEEIARDFEASGDGEGAVRWYRKLLQQDPKRVAGYHGISWHLWQHGQLGEALAMLKKALTLAPRNPDLLFTFVWFQLQEGEEGEMDGIRRVMNQLPAPLADEPLWLILRSRLHARANEWNEAKELAHQVIQQAHTDPFTCSLGHYQMGRILLQQKNPSEARNHFRDAAVMAPDWREPLFFEGLCHWMEGNPDATRRCWESLPLAEQPHSL from the coding sequence ATGTTACAGGAATGGTTGAAACATTATAGCGCCCGCATCGCTTTCATTCAATCGGAATACCCCACTGCTCAGCCGCCGGAGCGGTCCCGCATGAGGCAAGAAGTACAAGGGATTCGGAATGGGATGGGGGAACTGTTGGAAGGGTGGATTGCCTTGGAGGAGGCAATGGCCGCCCTTCTTCAGACACACCCCGATCTGGATGGGAACGAGCAGGAAGAAGTGGGAGAAGAGTTTTGGCTGGATGGCCAGGTGGTTCGGGCGTTTCGTCAGGGTCAGGGATATTATCAATTGAAAATGTTTCAGGAAGCCCGTCCGTTTTTCGATCAGGTTGTGGAGTCGGAACCGGAATTTTTGCTGGGAAGGGTGTACCTGGCCCTGTCCCAATTTCAGTCCGGTCAATGGAGCGAGGCACAGCGACATTTTCAGTTGGTGGCGGAGACGGCCGAGCACGCTCGCTTCCAAGCGTTTGCCCACCACATGCTGGGGTGTGTTCACATTAAACGGGGCGGGGATGAACAAGCGATCCGACATTTTGAAAAAGCATTGGCGATCGATCCGGATCATGGGGATTCTTGGTTCAACTTGGGAGCCTGCTATTACCGCCTACAGGAATACCATGAGGCGGTCCCCCGCTTTTTTCATGCATTGCGGACGGGTGAAAGGGATTGGGAAGCGATGTATTATCTGGCCTGTTGTTACGAGCGGGCAGGACGGTGGGAAAGTGCCGCCTACTGGCGGATGGCCGCCTTTGAAGAGATCAAACGACCGGAAATGATGGAGGAGATCGCACGGGATTTTGAAGCCTCCGGCGATGGGGAAGGAGCCGTGAGATGGTACCGCAAATTGCTTCAGCAGGATCCCAAACGCGTGGCAGGCTATCACGGGATCAGCTGGCATCTGTGGCAGCACGGACAGCTTGGAGAGGCATTGGCGATGTTAAAAAAAGCTCTCACCCTGGCTCCCCGTAATCCCGATCTATTGTTTACATTCGTCTGGTTTCAGTTACAAGAGGGAGAGGAGGGGGAGATGGATGGCATCCGACGGGTGATGAATCAATTGCCGGCTCCCCTGGCGGATGAACCGTTATGGCTGATTCTCCGCTCGCGCCTCCATGCCCGGGCAAATGAATGGAACGAGGCGAAGGAATTGGCGCATCAGGTAATCCAGCAGGCCCATACGGACCCATTTACATGTTCGTTGGGACATTATCAAATGGGGCGGATTTTGTTGCAGCAAAAAAATCCAAGCGAGGCGCGGAACCACTTTCGCGATGCGGCCGTAATGGCTCCCGATTGGAGAGAGCCGCTGTTTTTCGAAGGGTTGTGCCATTGGATGGAAGGGAACCCGGACGCGACACGCCGCTGTTGGGAATCCCTTCCCCTGGCGGAACAGCCGCACAGCCTTTAA